A DNA window from Thiobacillus denitrificans ATCC 25259 contains the following coding sequences:
- a CDS encoding type I restriction endonuclease subunit R gives MNPNVQECSFEETIEAHLFANGYASLPASDYDAALALFPTSVLTFVRATQLKEWAKLEALHGANTEATVLKDLTHWLDTHGTLAVLRNGFKCYGRTLRVAYFKPAHGMNPELAAQYAANRVGVIRQLRYSQRNTNELDLVLSINGIPVFTAELKNPMTGQTVTNAIAQYQHDRDHREPLFEFKRRALVHFAVDTEQVFMTTRLAGSATHFLPFNKGLDGGAGNPPDPAGRAYRTAYLWEEVWQRDSLLDIFARFIHLQVEEKRTDDGRKIKKETMIFPRYHQLRAVRELEDAARTEGPGHNYLVEHSAGSGKSNTIGWLAHRLASLHNESDHKVFDSVIVITDRRVLDRQLQDTIYQFEHRQGVVQKIDEDSRQLAEALTNSVPIIISTLQKFPFVARQLARMAEERREGADGILPTRRCAVIIDEAHSSQSGETATDLKEVLGGHVLREEAARYAVDEGVDNLDELYRSMAKRGRQTNLSFFAFTATPKHKTLAVFGRDEAGKAGQPFHRYTMSQAIEEGFIMDVLKNYTTYATYYKLVKASEDDPNVERKQAAKALARFMRLHPYNIAQKTEVMVEHFNAVTRHKVGGKAKAMVVTGSRLEAVRYKLAFDAYIREKGYSWIKTLVAFSGEVVDDELPGKTWTEVGMNGGIKEGVLPEKFDSSEYQVLLVAEKYQTGYDQPLLHTMYVDKRLAGIQAVQTLSRLNRMHPLKEDTFVLDFVNDRQEIKEAFKQYHEGAEMGEEADPNQMYAIKAELDASGIYLLEEMQRFIGIYFKPKQRQSPADHQAMNAALDPAVDRFRAVQEEDEEQAELWRGKLSAFRNLYAFLSQVAPYQDSDLERLYTFLRFLSPKLPKRTTGQRYSFDDEVRLEYYRLQKISEGSISLRDGKAELLDGPGEVGSGARHDEDVPLSSLIDVINERFGTDFTDADQLFFDQIIEAAMEDGSLLEAAAVNPEEKFALLFAGLLETLFIERMEQNEDIFARFMNERDFQSLVSKWISGKVYARLRS, from the coding sequence ATGAATCCCAATGTCCAAGAATGCAGTTTCGAGGAAACAATCGAGGCACATCTATTCGCCAACGGCTACGCATCGCTTCCAGCATCGGACTACGATGCAGCGCTGGCCTTGTTTCCCACTTCTGTACTCACCTTCGTCCGCGCCACTCAACTCAAGGAATGGGCCAAGCTAGAAGCCCTGCACGGCGCCAACACCGAAGCCACCGTCCTCAAAGATCTGACCCACTGGCTCGACACGCACGGCACGCTTGCCGTGCTGCGCAATGGATTCAAGTGTTATGGCCGCACCCTGCGTGTTGCCTATTTCAAGCCGGCCCACGGCATGAATCCCGAGTTGGCGGCCCAGTACGCGGCCAACCGCGTTGGCGTCATCCGGCAGTTGCGCTACAGCCAGCGCAATACCAATGAGCTGGACCTGGTGCTGTCTATCAACGGAATTCCGGTGTTCACGGCCGAGCTGAAAAACCCGATGACCGGGCAGACGGTAACGAACGCTATTGCCCAGTATCAGCACGACCGCGACCACCGCGAGCCGCTGTTCGAATTCAAGCGCCGGGCGCTGGTTCACTTCGCCGTCGATACCGAGCAGGTGTTCATGACGACCCGACTGGCCGGCAGTGCCACGCATTTCCTGCCCTTCAATAAGGGGCTGGATGGCGGTGCCGGCAATCCGCCTGATCCGGCGGGCCGCGCTTATCGCACCGCTTATCTCTGGGAAGAGGTGTGGCAACGCGACAGCCTGCTGGACATTTTTGCGCGCTTCATACACTTGCAGGTGGAGGAGAAACGCACCGACGATGGGCGGAAGATCAAGAAGGAGACCATGATCTTTCCGCGCTACCACCAGTTGCGGGCGGTGCGCGAGCTAGAAGACGCGGCAAGGACGGAGGGCCCCGGCCATAACTATCTGGTGGAGCATTCGGCGGGCAGCGGCAAGAGCAACACTATCGGCTGGCTGGCGCACCGCTTGGCCTCGCTGCACAATGAGTCCGACCACAAGGTATTCGATTCGGTAATCGTCATCACCGACCGCCGCGTGCTGGATCGCCAGTTGCAGGACACGATCTACCAATTCGAGCACCGACAGGGCGTTGTGCAGAAGATCGACGAGGACTCGCGGCAACTCGCCGAGGCGCTGACCAACAGCGTGCCGATCATCATCTCCACTTTGCAGAAATTCCCTTTCGTTGCCCGGCAACTGGCCCGGATGGCCGAGGAGCGTAGGGAGGGGGCTGACGGAATACTGCCCACCCGTCGTTGCGCGGTGATCATCGATGAGGCCCACAGTTCGCAATCCGGCGAGACGGCTACGGACCTCAAGGAAGTGTTGGGTGGCCACGTATTGCGAGAAGAAGCGGCGCGCTATGCCGTCGATGAAGGTGTCGACAACCTGGACGAGCTTTACCGCAGCATGGCCAAGCGCGGGCGCCAGACGAATCTCAGCTTCTTCGCCTTTACGGCCACCCCCAAGCACAAGACCCTGGCCGTGTTCGGGCGGGATGAGGCAGGCAAGGCCGGCCAACCTTTCCACCGTTACACCATGAGTCAAGCCATTGAAGAGGGCTTCATCATGGACGTGCTGAAGAACTACACGACCTACGCCACCTACTACAAGCTGGTCAAAGCCAGCGAGGACGACCCCAACGTCGAGCGCAAGCAGGCCGCCAAGGCACTGGCTCGCTTCATGCGATTGCACCCCTACAACATTGCACAGAAGACTGAGGTGATGGTCGAGCATTTCAACGCGGTCACCCGTCACAAAGTTGGTGGCAAGGCAAAAGCAATGGTGGTGACCGGGTCCCGACTGGAAGCGGTTCGCTACAAGCTAGCCTTCGATGCGTATATCCGTGAGAAGGGTTATAGCTGGATCAAGACACTGGTCGCATTTTCCGGCGAGGTAGTGGATGACGAGCTGCCGGGCAAGACCTGGACCGAGGTCGGTATGAACGGAGGGATCAAAGAAGGGGTGCTGCCGGAGAAATTCGACTCGTCCGAGTACCAAGTGTTGCTAGTCGCCGAGAAGTACCAGACGGGCTACGACCAGCCGCTGCTGCACACAATGTACGTCGACAAACGTCTCGCCGGCATTCAGGCGGTGCAAACCCTGTCGCGCCTGAATCGCATGCACCCGCTCAAGGAAGACACTTTCGTTCTGGATTTCGTGAACGACCGACAGGAGATCAAGGAAGCCTTCAAGCAATACCACGAAGGCGCCGAGATGGGTGAGGAAGCCGATCCGAACCAGATGTACGCCATCAAGGCGGAACTGGATGCGTCGGGTATCTACCTGCTGGAAGAGATGCAGCGCTTCATCGGCATCTATTTCAAGCCGAAGCAGCGACAAAGCCCTGCCGATCATCAGGCAATGAACGCCGCGCTTGATCCGGCCGTGGATCGCTTCCGGGCAGTGCAGGAGGAAGATGAGGAACAGGCCGAGTTATGGCGCGGGAAGCTCAGTGCCTTCCGCAACCTCTACGCCTTCCTGTCGCAGGTCGCCCCCTACCAGGATTCCGATCTCGAGCGCCTGTATACCTTCCTGCGCTTTCTGTCGCCCAAATTACCCAAGCGCACCACAGGCCAACGCTACAGCTTCGATGACGAGGTGCGACTGGAGTATTACCGCCTGCAGAAGATCAGTGAGGGATCGATCAGTCTGCGTGATGGCAAGGCAGAACTGCTGGACGGTCCCGGCGAAGTCGGTTCCGGAGCGCGCCACGACGAAGATGTGCCGCTCTCAAGTCTGATCGATGTGATCAACGAACGGTTTGGCACGGACTTCACCGATGCCGACCAATTGTTCTTTGACCAGATTATCGAGGCGGCCATGGAGGACGGTTCGCTGCTCGAGGCCGCTGCCGTCAACCCAGAGGAGAAGTTTGCCCTGCTATTTGCTGGCCTATTGGAAACGCTGTTCATCGAGCGCATGGAGCAGAACGAGGATATCTTTGCGCGCTTCATGAACGAGCGGGACTTTCAGAGCCTTGTCTCAAAATGGATTTCTGGGAAAGTCTATGCCCGACTCCGATCCTAA
- the argB gene encoding acetylglutamate kinase, with translation MTVHTAAEKAYILSEALPYIQRFYDKTIVIKYGGNAMTERHLMEAFAKDVVLLKLVGMNPVVVHGGGPQIAGLLQRIGKQSEFIQGMRVTDEETLDVVEMVLGGLVNQDIVTLINKHGGRAVGLTGKDGNFIHAKKMLVKSKEKADEMLDIGQVGEITGIDPEIIQVLDARDFIPVVAPLGTDAEGNAYNINADVAAGKIAGVLQAEKVIFMTNTPGVLDKDKKLLTGLTPREISDLIADDTISGGMIPKVGYAVDAVNSGVKTAHIIDGRVEHALLLEVLTPEGVGTLIKRS, from the coding sequence ATGACCGTCCACACCGCCGCCGAGAAGGCCTACATCCTGTCCGAGGCGCTCCCCTACATCCAGCGCTTCTACGACAAGACCATCGTCATCAAGTACGGCGGCAACGCCATGACCGAACGTCACTTGATGGAAGCGTTCGCCAAGGACGTGGTGCTGCTCAAACTCGTCGGCATGAACCCGGTCGTCGTGCACGGCGGTGGCCCGCAGATCGCGGGGTTGCTGCAGCGCATCGGCAAGCAGAGCGAATTCATTCAGGGCATGCGGGTGACCGACGAGGAGACGCTCGACGTGGTCGAGATGGTGCTCGGCGGGCTGGTCAACCAGGACATCGTCACCTTGATCAACAAGCACGGCGGCCGCGCCGTGGGCCTCACCGGCAAGGACGGCAACTTCATCCACGCCAAGAAGATGCTCGTGAAGAGCAAGGAGAAGGCCGACGAGATGCTCGACATCGGCCAGGTCGGCGAGATCACCGGCATCGATCCGGAGATCATCCAGGTGCTCGACGCGCGCGACTTCATCCCGGTGGTGGCGCCGCTCGGCACCGATGCCGAGGGCAACGCCTACAACATCAACGCCGACGTCGCGGCCGGCAAGATCGCCGGCGTATTGCAGGCCGAGAAGGTCATCTTCATGACCAACACCCCGGGCGTTCTCGACAAAGACAAGAAGCTGCTGACCGGGCTCACGCCGCGCGAGATCAGCGATCTGATCGCCGACGACACGATCAGCGGCGGCATGATTCCCAAGGTCGGCTACGCGGTCGACGCGGTCAACAGCGGCGTCAAGACCGCCCACATCATCGACGGCCGCGTCGAGCACGCGCTGCTGCTCGAGGTGTTGACGCCCGAAGGCGTCGGCACGCTGATCAAGCGGTCGTGA